Genomic DNA from Rhodothermales bacterium:
TCAGGAGCAAGTAACGAGTCCGCGTGTCACTCCCGATGGGGCCGTTGTTTTTACGGGCGATCGGATAACCGCCGTCGGCCCGAGGGCGAACCTCGAGAGTGATTACCCGGATGCGCGTCGCGTCGATGCAGGCGGCGGATTGATTGCGCCCGGTCTCGTCAATCTGCATCATCATTTCTACTCGGCGCTGGCGCGCGGCTTGAACCCGGGCACGCCGATGAGCAACTTCGCGGATGTGCTCGATCGACTCTGGTGGCGACTGGATCGCGCCCTCGATCTGGAGACGGTTCGCCTCTCAGCCCAGCTTTCGCTGGCCGACTGTGTGAGGTGGGGCTGCACGACTGTCTTCGATCACCACGCGTCTCCGAACTGTATCAGCGGCAGTCTGGATGCCATTGGAGGCGCAGTTAAAGAGAGCGGTCTATCGGCCTTGCTGTGTTACGAGATCACCGATCGAAACGGCCACGACCAGGCCCTGTCAGGACTTGAAGAGAATCTCCAGTTCATTGAAGCACATGCGGCCGATCCACGTGTTCGAGGCGTCATCGGGTTGCATGCGAGCTTCACGCTGAGGGACGATACATTGGCCGCCGTCGCGGAGCGCAGACGCGACGGCGTCGGATGTCATATTCACGTTGCGGAAGATCCGGTCGATGTAGAGGCCACGCAGGCCAGTTTTGGTATACGACCGGTTGAGCGGTTGATGCGCTTCGGACTTCTCGATCGGAACGGCCTGCTGGCCCACGGCATCCATCTCCAAGCTGACGAGTACCGGATGATCGCCGAGCACGATGCGATACTCGTTCATAATCCCGAGTCCAACGCGAATAACAGTGTTGGGCACCTGAACACGGTGAACCCCACCGGCCATGGTT
This window encodes:
- the ssnA gene encoding putative aminohydrolase SsnA, with the translated sequence MTESVLLYNGWVVTSYSQEQVTSPRVTPDGAVVFTGDRITAVGPRANLESDYPDARRVDAGGGLIAPGLVNLHHHFYSALARGLNPGTPMSNFADVLDRLWWRLDRALDLETVRLSAQLSLADCVRWGCTTVFDHHASPNCISGSLDAIGGAVKESGLSALLCYEITDRNGHDQALSGLEENLQFIEAHAADPRVRGVIGLHASFTLRDDTLAAVAERRRDGVGCHIHVAEDPVDVEATQASFGIRPVERLMRFGLLDRNGLLAHGIHLQADEYRMIAEHDAILVHNPESNANNSVGHLNTVNPTGHGCLVGLGTDGMSSAMLRALRSAFLLHRQVSGDCASGFDVLPDLLHNNVSAARRFFDEPLLGELVPGAPADIVVVDAPAPTPLHTDNLFAHIVYGASESPVRHTIARGRLLLEDFRHTFIDPVALAARAQELSPALWARFADLKWGTKYLGE